Proteins co-encoded in one Campylobacter ornithocola genomic window:
- a CDS encoding uroporphyrinogen-III synthase produces the protein MMIYFIGDKEFDGVKTIRLNKIIHFNFEINLKEFDCLIISSKNALKALMSSKSKIDFDIKLYAVGQKSADFAKELGFKNVKYPSKAYGKSLASEFLSEFKNKKCLYLRAKKISSGLDEYLLKENVSLKQLIAYENIAIEPKKDELKIHHPSVFIFSAPSNIEQFLKFFALKKDDKVVVIGQSTALKLQNFENLYICKEQDLNSCLKLAKSLDL, from the coding sequence ATAATGATTTATTTTATAGGAGATAAAGAATTTGATGGTGTTAAAACCATAAGATTAAATAAAATTATACATTTTAACTTTGAGATTAATTTAAAAGAATTTGATTGTTTGATTATTAGTTCTAAAAACGCATTAAAAGCATTAATGTCAAGTAAAAGTAAGATTGATTTTGATATTAAACTTTATGCTGTTGGTCAAAAAAGTGCTGATTTTGCAAAAGAACTTGGTTTTAAAAATGTCAAATATCCTAGTAAAGCTTATGGTAAAAGTTTAGCTAGTGAGTTTTTATCTGAGTTTAAAAATAAAAAATGTCTTTATCTAAGAGCGAAGAAAATTAGCTCAGGTCTTGATGAATATTTATTAAAAGAAAATGTTTCTTTAAAGCAATTAATTGCTTATGAAAATATAGCTATAGAACCAAAAAAAGATGAGTTAAAAATACACCACCCAAGTGTTTTTATCTTTAGTGCACCTTCAAACATAGAGCAATTTTTGAAGTTTTTTGCTTTAAAAAAAGATGATAAGGTTGTAGTTATAGGTCAAAGCACAGCTTTAAAACTTCAAAATTTTGAAAATTTATATATATGTAAAGAGCAAGATCTAAATTCTTGTTTG
- the thiE gene encoding thiamine phosphate synthase yields the protein MKSFKIYLVANKGEKSENEFLSILEASLKAKVDILQLREKNLSTLEFYNLALKVKALCEKYNTPFVVNDRIDIAMAVNANGVHIGQKDMPLKKARELLGEDKIIGLTINHKSELANIQGATYLGAGAVFATPSKQDCVVLGIDGLKEISKLTSLPIVAIGGIDETNLNLLKECNIQGIAVVRAIMQANDPYKATLNLRTNFDSVFVRK from the coding sequence ATGAAATCATTTAAAATTTATCTTGTTGCAAACAAGGGTGAAAAAAGCGAAAATGAGTTTTTAAGTATTTTGGAAGCTTCCTTGAAAGCTAAGGTTGACATTTTACAGCTTAGAGAAAAAAATCTTAGTACTTTAGAATTTTATAATCTTGCTTTAAAAGTTAAAGCTTTGTGTGAAAAATACAATACACCTTTTGTAGTAAATGATAGAATTGATATAGCTATGGCTGTTAATGCAAATGGGGTGCATATAGGTCAAAAGGATATGCCTTTAAAAAAAGCAAGAGAGCTTTTGGGTGAAGATAAAATCATAGGGCTTACGATTAATCATAAAAGTGAGCTTGCAAATATTCAAGGTGCTACTTATCTTGGAGCAGGGGCTGTTTTTGCTACGCCTAGTAAACAAGATTGTGTTGTGCTTGGTATAGATGGTTTAAAAGAAATTTCAAAATTAACTTCTTTACCTATTGTGGCTATTGGTGGGATAGATGAAACTAATTTAAATTTATTGAAAGAGTGTAATATACAAGGTATAGCTGTAGTTAGAGCGATAATGCAAGCAAACGATCCTTATAAGGCAACTTTAAATTTAAGAACAAATTTTGATAGTGTATTTGTGAGAAAATAA